Proteins encoded within one genomic window of Oryza brachyantha chromosome 7, ObraRS2, whole genome shotgun sequence:
- the LOC102721378 gene encoding serine/threonine-protein kinase Nek3-like: MEQYEVLEQIGKGSFGSALLVRHRVEKKRYVLKKIRLARQTDRCRRSAHQEMELIAKVRNPYIVEYKDSWVEKGCYVCIVIGYCEGGDMSEAIKKANNNHFSEERLCVWLVQLLMALDYLHVNHILHRDVKCSNIFLTKDQNIRLGDFGLAKVLTSDDLASSVVGTPSYMCPELLADIPYGSKSDIWSLGCCLYEMTSLKPAFKAFDMQTLINKISKSVLAPLPTIYSGAFRGLIKSMLRKSPDHRPSAAELLKHPHLQPFVLELQLKSIPARNLFPAKFSINRDTNKAAFSDDENNWKSKYNNCHSFKVDRIVKLDKVTADHGHLSSTGTAKDYQELLNQPMDDLPVQFTEKVVNEVTQGNNSKVTKSPAPTPRRASSTPRRRLEPSKTFHARGAHKETPASKHSIERVGQATRRASLPLNMLQTPERHHGADILTRLKSPDVSVNAPRIDRIAEFPIPSFDEPLHHPTTNSSPPSIIDQSITKDKCTFQVLRSDSENYYTDTCDLSLLGIDNPLIRSSSEWRHQKRFDTTSYRQRAEALEGLLEFSAQLLQQERFEELGILLKPFGPGKASPRETAIWLSKSFKGSTAL; encoded by the exons ATGGAGCAGTATGAGGTGCTTGAGCAAATTGGCAAGGGGTCATTTGGCTCAGCACTCCTGGTGAGACACAGAGTTGAGAAGAAGAG GTATGTCTTGAAGAAGATCAGACTTGCCCGTCAGACCGACAGATGCCGCCGATCAGCACACCAAGAG ATGGAGCTAATTGCAAAAGTAAGGAACCCTTACATTGTGGAATACAAAGATTCATGGGTGGAGAAG GGTTGTTATGTGTGCATTGTGATTGGCTACTGTGAGGGAGGAGACAT GTCAGAGGCCATTAAGAAGGCCAACAATAACCATTTCTCAGAAGAG AGACTTTGTGTGTGGCTTGTGCAGCTCCTGATGGCACTTGATTACTTGCATGTCAATCATATCCTTCATCGTGATGTGAAG TGCTCAAATATATTTCTGACAAAGGATCAAAACATACGGCTTG GTGATTTTGGGCTGGCCAAAGTATTGACTTCTGACGATTTAGCTTCATCA GTTGTGGGTACTCCCAGTTACATGTGCCCTGAACTTCTTGCTGATATTCCATATGGTTCCAAGTCTGACATATGGTCACTAG GCTGTTGCCTCTATGAGATGACTTCTTTGAAGCCTGCATTTAAAGCATTT GATATGCAGACACTGATAAACAAGATAAGCAAGTCGGTTCTCGCTCCTCTACCTACTATATACTCTGGTGCATT TAGGGGGCTCATCAAAAGCATGCTGCGAAAAAGCCCAGATCACAGACCAAGT GCTGCAGAACTGCTTAAGCACCCACACCTTCAACCCTTTGTACTGGAACTCCAATTGAAGTCGATTCCTGCTCGCAATCTTTTCCCAGCTAAATTTTCTATCAACCGTGACACAAACAAGGCTGCATTTTCTGACGATGAAAACAATTGGAAATCTAAATACAACAATTGCCATTCATTTAAAGTGGATAGGATTGTAAAACTTGACAAAGTTACTGCTGACCATGGCCATCTTAGTTCTACTGGAACTGCAAAAGATTACCAAGAATTGCTAAATCAACCAATGGATGATTTGCCGGTTCAATTTACCGAGAAAGTTGTCAATGAAGTGACACAGGGAAATAATTCAAAAGTAACTAAATCTCCAGCTCCTACTCCAAGAAGGGCGTCATCGACTCCTAGAAGGCGACTAGAACCTTCAAAGACATTTCATGCTAGAGGAGCTCACAAGGAG ACTCCAGCATCCAAGCATTCAATTGAACGGGTGGGCCAAGCTACAAGACGAGCATCACTCCCCCTGAACATGTTGCAAACTCCTGAGAGACATCATGGTGCTGACATTCTTACCAGACTGAAATCACCTGATGTTTCAGTTAACGCTCCTCGGATCGACAGAATTGCCGAATTCCCAATACCATCCTTTGATGAACCATTGCATCATCCCACAACCAACTCATCTCCACCATCCATCATCGACCAATCGATCACCAAGGACAAGTGCACCTTCCAGGTTCTCCGAAGCGACAGCGAAAACTACTACACCGACACTTGTGATCTCAGCCTTCTTGGCATTGACAACCCACTGATCAGAAGCTCATCAGAATGGAGGCATCAGAAGAGGTTCGACACGACGTCGTATCGGCAAAGAGCAGAGGCACTGGAAGGATTGCTTGAGTTCAGTGCCCAGTTGCTGCAGCAGGAGAGGTTTGAGGAGCTGGGGATCTTGCTGAAGCCCTTTGGGCCTGGGAAGGCGTCTCCAAGAGAGACAGCCATATGGTTGTCAAAGAGCTTCAAAGGAAGTACTGCCTTGTAA
- the LOC102703705 gene encoding probable ribose-5-phosphate isomerase 3, chloroplastic, translated as MAAAAATVSVRFHPVAAAGRRGGRRLSGVIRAQSAPAAAAALTQDDLKRLAAVRAVEQVQSGMVLGLGTGSTAAFAVAEIGALLASGKLSGIVGVPTSKRTFEQAQSLGIPLSTLDDHPRIDLAIDGADEVDPDLNLVKGRGGALLREKMVEAASDKFIVVVDETKLVTGLGGSGLAMPVEVVQFCWKYNQVRLQELFNAEGCEAKLRLDEGGKPYVTDNSNYIVDLYFKTPIKDALGAGKEISALEGVVEHGLFLDMASSVIIAGSDGVSVKTK; from the exons atggccgccgccgccgccaccgtctccGTCCGCTtccacccggtcgccgccgcgggccgGCGCGGGGGCCGCCGCCTGTCGGGGGTCATCCGGGCGCAGTccgcccccgcggcggcggcggcgctgacgCAGGACGACCTGaagcggctggcggcggtgcGCGCGGTGGAGCAGGTGCAGAGCGGGATGGTGCTCGGGCTCGGGACCGGGTCCACggccgccttcgccgtcgcGGAGATCGGCGCGCTGCTGGCGTCCGGGAAGCTGAGCGGCATCGTCGGCGTGCCTACCTCCAAGCGCACGTTCGAGCAGGCGCAGTCGCTCGGCATCCCGCTCTCCACGCTCGACGACCACCCGCGCATCGACCTCGCCatcgacggcgccgacgag GTCGATCCAGACCTTAACCTTGTGAAAGGGCGGGGTGGTGCCCTTCTCCGGGAGAAGATGGTCGAGGCCGCATCGGACAAATTTATCGTTGTTGTTGACGAGACAAAACTAGTTACCGGCTTAGGAGGGAGTGGTCTAGCCATGCCTGTGGAGGTTGTGCAGTTCTGCTGGAAGTACAACCAAGTGAGACTGCAGGAGCTATTCAACGCCGAAGGGTGTGAGGCAAAGCTGAGATTGGATGAAGGCGGCAAACCCTATGTTACTGACAACTCAAACTATATTGTCGATTTATACTTCAAGACGCCAATCAAGGATGCACTGGGAGCTGGGAAGGAGATCTCGGCTTTGGAAGGCGTTGTTGAGCATGGGCTGTTCCTGGACATGGCGAGTTCGGTGATCATCGCTGGATCAGATGGTGTCAGTGTCAAAACAAAGTGA
- the LOC102703414 gene encoding leucine-rich repeat extensin-like protein 4 produces the protein MTTTTTSPAALAALLAAVMVATAAACPPAAKQTAENNPRLQRAYVALQALKHRITDDPKNLTGGWCGPDVCGYFGVYCAAAPDEPCAVTVAGLDLNHGDLAGEFPEELGLLSDLAVLHLNSNRFCGTLPESLPKLSLLHELDVSNNRLSGGFPQHILCLPNVKYVDIRFNNFCGAVPPAIFDKKIDALFLNDNHFDFELPDNFGNSPASVIVLANVNLRGCIPSSIGRMGATLNELIVLNSGVRSCIPPEVGHLGGLTVLDLSFNQLQGALPESMAWMRSLEQLDVAHNELAGHIPDAICALPHLKNFTYSYNYFCGEPERCLGLRRVDDRQNCIAGRPDQRPADQCLAFLHRPPVHCDAHGCFAPPGHY, from the coding sequence atgacgacgacgacgacctcgccggcggcgctggcggcgctcctggcggcggtgatggtggcgacggcggcggcgtgcccgccggcggcgaagcagACGGCGGAGAACAACCCGCGGCTGCAGAGGGCGTACGTGGCGCTGCAGGCGCTGAAGCACCGCATCACCGACGACCCCAAGAACCTCACCGGCGGGTGGTGCGGCCCCGACGTGTGCGGCTACTTCGGCGTGTactgcgcggcggcgccggacgaGCCGTGCGCGGTGACGGTGGCCGGGCTGGACCTGAACCAcggcgacctcgccggcgagtTCCCCGAGGAGCTCGGGCTGCTCTCCGACCTCgccgtgctccacctcaactcGAACCGCTTCTGCGGCACGCTGCCGGAGTCTCTCCCGAAGCTGTCGCTCCTCCACGAGCTCGACGTCAGCAACAACCGCCTCTCCGGCGGCTTCCCGCAGCACATCCTCTGCCTCCCCAACGTCAAGTACGTCGACATCCGCTTCAACAACTTCTGcggcgccgtgccgccggCCATCTTCGACAAGAAGATCGACGCGCTCTTCCTCAACGACAACCACTTCGACTTCGAGCTCCCGGACAACTTCGGCAACTCGCCGGCGTCGGTCATCGTGCTCGCCAACGTCAACCTCAGGGGCTGCATCCCCTCCAGCATCGGCCGGATGGGCGCCACGCTCAACGAGCTCATCGTGCTCAACTCCGGCGTGCGCTCCTGCATCCCGCCGGAGGTCGGCCACCTCGGCGGCCTCACCGTGCTCGACCTCAGCTTCAACCAGCTGCAGGGCGCGCTGCCGGAGTCCATGGCGTGGATGCGGTCGCTGGAGCAGCTCGACGTCGCGCACAACGAGCTCGCCGGCCACATCCCCGACGCCATCTGCGCGCTGCCGCACCTCAAGAACTTCACCTACTCCTACAACTACTTCTGCGGCGAGCCGGAGCGCTGCCTGGGGCTCCGCCGCGTCGACGACCGCCAGAACTGCATCGCCGGCCGCCCCGACCAGCGGCCGGCCGACCAGTGCCTCGCCTTCCTCCACCGCCCGCCGGTGCACTGCGACGCCCACGGCTGCTTCGCGCCGCCGGGCCACTACTGA